In one window of Bizionia sp. M204 DNA:
- the deoD gene encoding purine-nucleoside phosphorylase: protein MSVHIEAKKGEIAETILLPGDPLRAKWIAETFLDNPKCFNKVRNMFGYTGTFNGKPISVMGTGMGVPSISIYAHELINEFGVKNLIRVGSAGSYQEHVKVRDIVLAMAASSNSGVNELRFGGADYAPTADYNLFQKAVDIAKSKNIPIKAGNVFTSDEFYADNFESYKKWSKFGVLCVEMETAGLYTIAAKHNVNALTILTISDSLVTGERTTSQERETTFKDMIAIALDLA, encoded by the coding sequence ATGAGCGTACATATTGAAGCCAAAAAAGGAGAAATTGCTGAAACCATTCTTTTACCTGGCGATCCACTTCGAGCCAAATGGATAGCCGAAACGTTTTTAGACAATCCAAAATGTTTCAATAAGGTCCGCAATATGTTTGGATACACTGGGACTTTTAATGGGAAACCTATATCTGTTATGGGAACCGGAATGGGTGTTCCAAGTATTTCTATTTATGCCCATGAGCTTATTAATGAATTTGGTGTAAAAAACTTAATTCGCGTTGGTAGTGCTGGATCCTATCAAGAACATGTAAAAGTTAGAGACATTGTTTTAGCTATGGCAGCATCATCAAATTCTGGTGTTAATGAATTGCGTTTTGGTGGCGCCGATTACGCGCCTACAGCCGATTATAATTTATTCCAAAAAGCAGTAGACATAGCTAAAAGTAAAAATATTCCTATTAAAGCGGGAAACGTTTTTACTTCAGATGAGTTTTATGCAGACAATTTTGAGTCTTATAAAAAGTGGTCTAAATTTGGTGTGCTTTGTGTAGAAATGGAAACTGCTGGACTTTATACCATTGCGGCTAAACACAATGTTAATGCTTTGACTATTTTAACCATTTCAGATTCTTTAGTTACTGGAGAACGCACGACAAGTCAAGAGCGTGAAACCACATTTAAAGATATGATTGCTATTGCTTTAGATTTAGCTTAA
- a CDS encoding Gfo/Idh/MocA family protein, protein MIKAGVLGAGHLGKIHLRLLNQSDKYELVGFYDADEENAKKVEAEFGYKYFNTIEALIAAVDMVDIVTPTLSHYDCAKKAIAKGKHIFIEKPITNTVEEAEEIRELLAQHNIRGQVGHVERFNPAFIAVKDKIENPKFIEAHRLAEFNPRGTDVPVVLDLMIHDIDIILSVVKSKVKSVSASGVSVISDTPDIANARIEFENGCVANLTASRISLKNMRKTRFFQRDAYISVDFLEKKCEVVKMKDAPEIPGDFDMVLQNAEGVKKQIYFDNPEVTTNNAILDELETFADAIKNNTKPIVTLHDGTEALRVANMIIEQF, encoded by the coding sequence ATGATAAAAGCTGGTGTTTTAGGCGCAGGCCATTTAGGTAAAATTCATTTACGGTTATTAAACCAATCTGATAAATATGAATTAGTTGGATTTTACGATGCAGATGAAGAAAATGCAAAGAAAGTAGAAGCTGAATTTGGATACAAGTATTTCAACACTATTGAAGCGCTTATAGCCGCTGTTGATATGGTAGATATTGTAACTCCTACCCTTTCACATTACGATTGTGCCAAAAAAGCTATTGCCAAAGGCAAGCATATTTTTATTGAAAAACCCATTACTAATACGGTTGAAGAAGCTGAAGAAATTCGCGAACTTCTTGCCCAGCACAATATTCGTGGACAAGTTGGACATGTGGAGCGTTTTAATCCCGCTTTTATAGCGGTTAAAGATAAAATTGAAAACCCCAAGTTTATTGAAGCGCACCGTTTAGCCGAATTCAATCCGCGTGGCACAGATGTTCCTGTTGTTTTAGATTTAATGATTCATGATATTGATATTATTTTAAGTGTCGTAAAATCTAAAGTTAAAAGTGTTTCAGCAAGTGGTGTTTCGGTTATCAGTGACACACCAGATATTGCCAACGCTCGTATTGAGTTTGAAAATGGCTGCGTTGCCAATTTAACAGCCAGTCGTATTTCTTTAAAAAACATGCGTAAAACACGTTTCTTTCAACGTGATGCTTACATTTCTGTCGATTTTCTAGAGAAGAAATGTGAAGTCGTAAAAATGAAAGATGCACCAGAAATTCCAGGCGATTTTGATATGGTATTACAGAATGCGGAAGGTGTTAAAAAACAAATCTACTTTGATAATCCAGAGGTAACCACTAATAACGCCATTTTAGACGAATTGGAAACTTTTGCTGATGCTATTAAAAACAATACTAAACCCATTGTTACACTTCATGATGGCACAGAAGCTTTACGTGTAGCAAACATGATTATAGAGCAGTTTTAA
- the clpB gene encoding ATP-dependent chaperone ClpB, whose protein sequence is MNLNNYTIKSQEAIQQAQQLAQGFGHQQIENEHIFKALFNIDENVLPFLLKKLNVNISILEQALDKQLESFAKVSGGEIMLSREAGKTLNEASMIAKKMTDEYVSIEHLILAIFKSSSKVAQMLKDQGVTENHLKAAIEELRQGDRVTSQSQEDTYNSLNKYAKNLNQLAKEGKLDPVIGRDEEIRRILQILSRRTKNNPILVGEPGTGKTAIAEGLAHRIVDGDIPENLVDKQIFALDMGALIAGAKYKGEFEERLKAVIKEVTTSEGDIVLFIDEIHTLVGAGGGQGAMDAANILKPALARGELRAIGATTLDEYQKYFEKDKALERRFQKVMVDEPDTESAISILRGIKEKYETHHKVRIKDEAIIGAVELSERYITNRFLPDKAIDLMDEAASKLRMEINSKPEELDVLDRKVMQLEIEIEAIKREKDETKLKTLRADLANLKEERNELNAKWKSEKEVVDNIQAAKSDIEEFKLEAERAERDGDYGKVAEIRYGKIKEAQERLETLQKELQANQSDSSLIKEEVTYDDIAEVVAKWTGIPVTKMLQSEREKLLKLENELHKRVVGQEEAIVAVSDAVRRSRAGLQNPQKPIGTFLFLGTTGVGKTELAKALAEYLFDDEAAMTRIDMSEYQERHAVSRLVGAPPGYVGYDEGGQLTEAVRRKPYSVVLLDEIEKAHPDTFNILLQVLDEGHLTDNKGRLADFKNTIIIMTSNMGSQIIQEKFEATKDVDAAMELAKIEVLGLLKQSVRPEFLNRIDDTIMFTPLTEENITEIVGLQLKGITKMIGKQGITFDATPEAIAYLAKKGYNPEYGARPVKRVIQKEVLNELSKEILSGSVSTDSIILLDAFDDKLVFRNQGDLVSEEY, encoded by the coding sequence AAGCGCTTTTCAATATTGATGAAAATGTTTTACCGTTTCTATTAAAAAAATTGAATGTAAATATTTCAATTTTAGAACAGGCTTTAGATAAGCAATTAGAAAGCTTTGCTAAAGTATCTGGTGGTGAGATTATGCTTTCACGCGAAGCAGGAAAAACCTTAAATGAGGCGTCAATGATTGCTAAAAAAATGACCGATGAATATGTTTCTATCGAGCATTTAATTTTGGCTATTTTCAAATCGTCCAGTAAAGTTGCTCAAATGCTAAAAGATCAAGGCGTTACGGAAAACCATTTAAAAGCGGCTATTGAAGAGTTACGTCAAGGAGATCGTGTAACATCGCAAAGTCAAGAAGACACATATAATTCTTTGAATAAATACGCCAAAAACTTGAACCAATTAGCCAAAGAAGGCAAATTAGATCCCGTTATTGGTCGTGATGAAGAAATACGACGTATTCTTCAAATTTTATCTCGAAGAACCAAAAACAACCCGATTTTAGTAGGAGAACCAGGAACTGGAAAAACGGCAATCGCGGAAGGTTTAGCACATAGAATTGTAGATGGTGATATTCCTGAAAATTTAGTGGACAAACAAATTTTTGCTTTAGATATGGGTGCCTTAATTGCAGGCGCTAAATATAAAGGTGAATTTGAAGAACGCTTAAAAGCCGTTATCAAAGAAGTAACAACGAGTGAAGGCGATATTGTTCTCTTTATTGATGAAATCCACACCCTTGTTGGTGCAGGTGGTGGTCAAGGCGCTATGGATGCTGCTAATATTTTAAAGCCAGCATTAGCGCGAGGCGAACTGCGAGCTATTGGAGCCACAACTTTGGATGAGTATCAAAAATATTTTGAAAAAGATAAAGCATTGGAACGTCGATTCCAGAAGGTAATGGTGGATGAGCCCGATACGGAAAGTGCTATTTCTATCCTTCGTGGTATTAAAGAAAAGTATGAAACACACCACAAAGTGCGTATAAAAGACGAAGCTATCATTGGTGCAGTTGAATTATCTGAACGATACATTACCAATCGTTTTTTACCAGATAAGGCAATTGATTTAATGGATGAGGCTGCATCTAAATTACGAATGGAAATCAATTCCAAACCAGAAGAATTAGATGTTTTGGACAGAAAGGTAATGCAGTTGGAAATTGAAATTGAAGCCATTAAGCGTGAAAAAGATGAAACGAAATTAAAAACGTTACGTGCTGATTTAGCAAATTTAAAAGAAGAACGCAACGAACTAAATGCTAAATGGAAAAGCGAAAAAGAAGTCGTAGATAATATCCAAGCCGCAAAATCCGATATTGAAGAATTTAAACTTGAAGCGGAACGTGCGGAGCGTGATGGCGACTATGGTAAAGTAGCTGAAATTCGCTATGGAAAAATAAAAGAAGCACAAGAACGTTTGGAAACCCTTCAAAAGGAGTTGCAAGCCAATCAAAGTGACAGTTCTTTAATAAAAGAAGAAGTCACTTATGATGATATTGCAGAAGTGGTAGCTAAATGGACGGGCATTCCAGTAACCAAAATGTTACAGAGTGAGCGTGAAAAGCTATTAAAATTAGAAAACGAATTGCACAAACGTGTGGTTGGTCAAGAAGAAGCTATTGTTGCCGTTAGTGATGCTGTACGACGCTCTAGAGCTGGTTTACAAAATCCACAGAAACCAATTGGCACCTTCCTATTTTTAGGAACAACAGGTGTTGGTAAAACGGAATTAGCAAAAGCCTTGGCAGAATATTTATTTGATGATGAAGCTGCTATGACTAGAATAGATATGAGTGAATACCAAGAACGTCATGCGGTAAGCCGATTGGTTGGTGCACCTCCAGGGTATGTTGGTTATGATGAAGGTGGTCAGTTAACAGAAGCTGTAAGACGTAAGCCGTATTCCGTTGTTTTATTAGATGAAATTGAAAAGGCGCATCCAGATACTTTCAATATTTTATTGCAAGTATTAGATGAAGGTCATTTAACGGATAACAAAGGACGTCTAGCAGATTTTAAAAACACGATTATCATTATGACCTCTAATATGGGAAGTCAGATAATTCAAGAGAAATTTGAAGCCACAAAAGATGTAGATGCAGCCATGGAACTGGCTAAAATAGAAGTGCTAGGATTGTTAAAGCAAAGCGTGAGACCCGAATTTTTAAACCGTATTGATGATACCATTATGTTTACGCCTTTAACAGAGGAAAACATTACAGAAATTGTAGGATTACAATTAAAAGGAATCACCAAAATGATAGGAAAACAAGGCATTACGTTTGATGCCACACCAGAAGCCATTGCTTATTTAGCAAAAAAAGGCTACAATCCAGAATATGGTGCACGACCTGTTAAACGTGTCATTCAGAAAGAAGTTTTAAATGAATTAAGTAAAGAAATTCTATCTGGATCGGTTTCAACAGACAGTATTATTCTACTAGATGCTTTTGATGATAAATTAGTATTTAGAAATCAAGGTGATTTAGTATCTGAAGAGTATTAA
- a CDS encoding protein-L-isoaspartate(D-aspartate) O-methyltransferase, giving the protein MKDTFKHKGMRQQLVQVVKDKGITNTDVLNAIGKIPRHLFMDSGFLDHAYQDKAFPIAADQTISQPYTVAFQTELLQIEKGDKILEIGTGSGYQTAVLCELGAQVYSIERQHELFKKTSKFLPKLGYRAKKLIFGDGYIGLKEEAPFKGIIVTAGAPFVPNPLLSQLAVGGRLVIPVGDDVQTMTLFIRKGIKEFEKHEYGEFRFVPLLEDKN; this is encoded by the coding sequence TTGAAGGATACATTTAAGCATAAAGGCATGCGCCAACAGCTAGTTCAGGTTGTTAAAGATAAAGGAATTACAAATACTGATGTGCTAAATGCTATTGGTAAAATTCCACGTCATTTGTTTATGGATTCTGGTTTTTTAGATCATGCTTATCAAGATAAAGCATTTCCTATTGCGGCGGACCAAACTATTTCGCAACCGTATACCGTGGCGTTTCAAACGGAATTACTACAAATAGAAAAAGGCGATAAAATTTTAGAAATAGGTACAGGAAGTGGTTATCAGACGGCTGTTTTATGTGAACTTGGTGCGCAAGTTTATAGCATTGAAAGGCAGCATGAATTGTTTAAAAAAACAAGTAAATTTTTACCGAAATTAGGATATCGTGCTAAAAAATTAATTTTCGGTGATGGTTATATTGGTTTAAAGGAAGAAGCACCTTTTAAAGGTATTATTGTTACGGCTGGTGCGCCGTTTGTTCCAAATCCATTATTGAGTCAATTGGCAGTTGGTGGACGATTGGTTATTCCTGTTGGGGATGATGTTCAAACCATGACCTTATTTATTAGAAAAGGTATCAAGGAATTCGAAAAGCATGAATACGGCGAATTTAGATTTGTTCCTTTATTAGAAGATAAAAACTAG
- a CDS encoding DUF6503 family protein, with translation MKHIAFVLIVLFIASCESSKKELTANDIVNKAIKVAGGNKLDKSSYSFQFRDIQYHAKRDNGHYTLIREFQKDSVGFVQDYIDNNGFERYIDEEQVVLADTTAAKLSASVNSVHYFAILPHGLNDAAVNKQLIGKVAIKDVPYYKVKVTFDEEGGGEDFEDEFIYWIQTETFKVDYLAYSYEEADGVGFRFREAFNERYVGGLRFVDYNNYKPETEGVAVENLDDLFEKEQLKLLSKIELENIIEGSPLEVNP, from the coding sequence ATGAAACATATAGCCTTTGTATTAATCGTTTTATTTATTGCTAGTTGTGAGTCTTCTAAAAAAGAACTGACCGCTAACGACATTGTAAACAAAGCCATAAAAGTTGCTGGTGGTAATAAGTTGGACAAATCGTCATATTCCTTTCAGTTTAGAGATATACAATATCATGCAAAACGTGATAATGGCCACTATACTTTGATTAGGGAGTTTCAAAAAGATTCGGTTGGGTTTGTTCAAGACTATATTGATAATAATGGATTTGAGCGCTATATTGATGAGGAGCAAGTTGTATTAGCGGATACTACTGCAGCAAAATTAAGTGCTTCTGTAAATTCAGTGCATTATTTTGCCATACTACCTCATGGTTTAAATGATGCTGCTGTAAATAAGCAGTTAATAGGGAAGGTTGCAATAAAAGATGTGCCATATTATAAAGTTAAAGTTACTTTTGATGAAGAAGGCGGAGGTGAAGATTTTGAAGATGAATTCATATACTGGATTCAAACAGAAACTTTTAAAGTAGATTATTTGGCCTATTCTTATGAGGAAGCGGATGGTGTTGGATTCCGTTTTCGTGAAGCTTTTAACGAACGCTATGTTGGGGGTTTACGTTTTGTAGACTACAATAATTATAAACCAGAAACCGAAGGTGTTGCAGTAGAAAATTTAGATGATTTGTTTGAAAAAGAACAATTAAAATTACTTTCTAAAATAGAATTGGAGAATATTATTGAGGGTTCACCACTAGAAGTAAATCCGTAA
- the deoC gene encoding deoxyribose-phosphate aldolase, protein MEINNYIDHTLLKPTATQKEIKTLCDEAKEYRFFSVCVNGFYVPLAKELLTKSNVKVCAVVGFPLGAMTTEAKVFEAKKAIEDGADEIDMVINIGMLKSKSYVNVYTDIRDVKVAIGSKTLKVILEISELSKNEIIKACQICLDAKADFIKTSTGFSKGGATLTAVKMIRKTIKDGAKIKASGGIRNLGTAKKYIEAGVDRIGASSGVSIMEELAKE, encoded by the coding sequence ATGGAAATTAACAATTATATTGATCACACCCTTCTTAAACCTACTGCCACACAAAAGGAAATAAAAACGCTTTGTGATGAAGCCAAAGAGTACCGCTTTTTTAGTGTTTGTGTTAATGGTTTTTATGTACCTTTAGCTAAAGAGCTTTTAACAAAATCCAATGTTAAAGTTTGTGCTGTGGTTGGTTTTCCTTTAGGAGCTATGACAACCGAAGCCAAAGTTTTTGAAGCTAAGAAAGCTATTGAAGATGGTGCCGATGAAATTGATATGGTCATTAACATTGGCATGCTTAAAAGTAAAAGTTACGTTAATGTTTATACAGATATCCGCGATGTAAAAGTGGCTATTGGTTCTAAAACGCTGAAGGTTATATTAGAAATTAGTGAATTATCTAAAAACGAAATCATAAAGGCTTGTCAGATTTGCTTGGATGCCAAAGCCGACTTTATAAAAACATCAACAGGGTTTTCTAAAGGTGGCGCCACCTTGACGGCTGTAAAAATGATTCGGAAAACAATAAAAGATGGTGCTAAAATAAAAGCATCAGGTGGTATTCGTAATTTAGGAACTGCTAAAAAATATATTGAGGCTGGTGTGGACAGAATAGGTGCATCATCAGGTGTTTCTATTATGGAGGAACTAGCCAAGGAATAA
- the smpB gene encoding SsrA-binding protein SmpB produces MQNTINIKNKKAKFQYEILDKYTAGIVLTGTEIKSIRASKASIAESFCEFNEQGELFVINMTVEEYMYGTYYNHRPKAERKLLLNKRELKKLEKEVRNTGLTIIPLRLFINDKGYAKLVIALARGKKLFDKRETIKDRDNKVRLDRIKKSF; encoded by the coding sequence ATGCAGAACACCATTAACATAAAGAATAAAAAGGCTAAATTTCAATATGAAATTTTAGATAAATACACCGCTGGTATAGTATTAACTGGGACGGAAATAAAATCTATTAGAGCTAGTAAGGCGTCCATTGCTGAAAGTTTTTGCGAGTTTAATGAACAGGGTGAATTATTTGTTATTAATATGACCGTTGAAGAATATATGTACGGCACATATTATAACCACAGACCAAAAGCAGAACGTAAATTATTACTAAACAAACGCGAATTAAAAAAACTGGAAAAAGAGGTTAGAAATACGGGTTTAACCATTATTCCATTGCGCTTATTTATTAATGACAAAGGCTATGCAAAACTTGTTATTGCTTTAGCTAGAGGTAAAAAATTATTCGACAAACGTGAAACCATTAAAGATCGGGATAATAAAGTCCGTTTAGATCGTATTAAGAAAAGCTTTTAA
- a CDS encoding OmpW family protein, which produces MKKIIFSTLLVFAFIFNAQAQENQTSNDDYSKWQARFRVIAVIPSPGDDIPGADVDISTTFVPELDFTYFFTKNIAAELILATTKHDVEVGNNLGTTDLGHAWLLPPTLNLQYHFYFGDFKPYLGAGINYTIFYGIDEGDVVDMDYENTFGFSFQVGVDYNLNDKWFLNLDVKQLLISTDVEVNTGAGILPVEVDINPLVVGLGIGRKF; this is translated from the coding sequence ATGAAAAAAATAATTTTTAGTACGTTATTAGTGTTTGCCTTTATATTTAATGCGCAAGCGCAAGAGAATCAAACTTCCAATGATGATTACAGTAAGTGGCAAGCGCGTTTTAGGGTAATTGCTGTTATTCCTTCGCCAGGTGATGACATCCCAGGTGCAGATGTGGATATTTCTACAACCTTTGTTCCAGAATTAGATTTTACATACTTCTTTACTAAAAATATAGCTGCTGAATTAATTTTAGCAACTACCAAACACGATGTAGAAGTTGGTAATAATTTAGGAACAACGGATTTAGGTCATGCGTGGTTATTACCTCCAACATTAAATCTACAATACCACTTTTATTTTGGAGATTTTAAACCATATTTAGGTGCTGGTATTAATTATACCATTTTTTACGGGATAGATGAAGGTGATGTAGTTGATATGGATTATGAAAACACATTTGGGTTTTCATTTCAAGTAGGTGTTGATTATAATTTAAATGACAAGTGGTTTTTAAACCTAGATGTGAAGCAATTATTAATCTCAACAGATGTTGAAGTGAACACAGGAGCAGGTATTTTACCTGTAGAAGTAGATATTAACCCACTAGTAGTTGGTTTGGGTATTGGTAGGAAATTCTAA
- a CDS encoding histidine phosphatase family protein, translating into MMHMRFLMALVLIGFLSLSSCAEKSDDTTLTTLYFIRHAEKDRSNPNNKDPHLTATGNQRAIYWSEVLKNVKFEAIYSTDYKRTVETASPTAKNNNLKIQIYNANILDTDKLLSENRGNNVLIVGHSDTTPKFVNKFLGTESYQDIDDSNNGNLYILTFTDTMITDLLLVVNPQ; encoded by the coding sequence ATGATGCATATGAGGTTTTTAATGGCACTTGTTCTTATTGGATTTTTATCATTATCAAGTTGTGCGGAAAAATCTGACGATACCACATTAACAACACTTTACTTTATACGTCACGCCGAAAAAGACCGAAGTAATCCGAACAATAAAGACCCGCATTTAACCGCCACCGGAAATCAGAGAGCCATATATTGGTCTGAAGTTCTTAAAAACGTGAAATTTGAGGCCATATATTCAACTGACTATAAACGTACTGTTGAAACCGCTTCACCAACAGCCAAAAACAACAACCTAAAGATTCAGATTTATAATGCCAACATTTTAGATACTGATAAATTGTTAAGCGAAAACAGAGGTAATAACGTGCTAATTGTTGGACATAGTGATACCACACCCAAATTTGTAAATAAATTTTTAGGAACGGAAAGTTACCAAGATATTGATGACAGTAATAATGGGAATTTGTACATCCTAACCTTTACAGATACTATGATTACGGATTTACTTCTAGTGGTGAACCCTCAATAA
- a CDS encoding DUF1648 domain-containing protein — MFYENRPRITLEKSTLDVFLDVFSFGILLLALLYIILNYSQLPEQVPMHFNHSGKITRYGDKSSIWFLNLIGFATVYGLFYLNKFPHIFNYAQKITTQNAQKSYKEATRLIRFLNVCIAFLFAIISFEIVQVSLHKTDSISNFSNYLLMGIVILMTIGPIIYVVVSLIKKKT, encoded by the coding sequence ATGTTTTATGAGAATAGACCAAGAATAACTTTAGAAAAATCGACATTAGATGTTTTTCTAGACGTTTTTTCGTTTGGAATTCTTCTTTTAGCCCTGTTATATATCATTTTAAATTATAGCCAATTACCAGAACAAGTTCCTATGCATTTTAACCACTCGGGAAAAATAACCCGTTATGGTGATAAAAGCAGTATTTGGTTTCTTAATTTAATAGGCTTTGCAACCGTTTATGGGCTTTTTTATTTGAATAAATTTCCGCATATTTTTAATTATGCGCAGAAAATAACCACCCAAAATGCCCAGAAATCATATAAAGAAGCTACACGATTAATTCGTTTTTTAAATGTCTGTATTGCTTTTTTATTTGCAATCATTTCTTTTGAAATCGTTCAAGTCAGCTTACACAAAACAGATTCTATAAGTAACTTTTCCAATTATCTATTAATGGGAATTGTAATCCTAATGACTATTGGTCCAATAATATATGTTGTTGTCAGTTTAATAAAGAAAAAGACCTAG